A section of the Paenibacillus odorifer genome encodes:
- a CDS encoding PolC-type DNA polymerase III, translated as MEQNQERRKRFELLMKQGEIPPAIMDPYFLDGYIERVEISRGNRDWQIVITKESLVPAQVYRTFSLRMREKLQHIAKVSFLFLYDEKVSRAELVQEYWGLFLEWVHREIPSVNGWLTRSTQELKDDTLMLTMSDSTSMELARKKGIDGAIIKFYDKYFGLSLKVKLLMAENENNNVEAFEEFQQKLQQEQREIVEQMMTAVETEAPADDSDPNEVIKLQVGYEIKEQAVPILEIQDEEKKITIQGTIFGLDRKELRNGSTLFTFSLTDFTDSLQMKMFAKTKDDLKVMSQLANGKWVRARGKVEYDRFMQIPELVMIPSDLTEVKAPPARKDTAPKKRVEFHLHTTMSTMDAVTPITTYVKTAAQWGHPAIAISDHGGVQAFPDANHAAHKHKIKMIYGVEANVVNDSVNIVENAQPLDLKTATYVVFDIETTGLSITRNNITELAAIKMCEGKEVDRYSTFVNPHEKIPYHIQQLTNITDEMVKDAPDLEPVLRKFVEFVGDSILVAHNARFDMGFIQASLRKIGEPDLPNPSLDTLELARLLYPSMKNHRLNTLADKYKVLLESHHRAIDDTIALGGILTGLLADAEKMKGMTRLDRLNDYVGNDLSNTRPFHCNIYALNQIGKKNLYKLISMSHTEYFKRVPCIPKSKLEEHRDGLLVISGCERGEFFEAVLNKTTEEAMEVAHFYDVLEIQPLTMYMHLVDKGFVAGPDELRDVVRKVCEIGEQLNKPVIATGNVHYLEPRDKLYRDITINGITGFSPLKDQRKPDAHFRTTDEMLSEFEFLGAEKAMEVVVTNTVELAERFEELELFPDKLFTPIIDGADEEIRETCYNTAKSIYGEELPEVVIARLEKELAPIIKYGFSANYLISERLVKKSNQDGYLVGSRGSVGSSVVATFLGISEVNPLPAHYICLDPECRHSEWFLDGSVRSGFDLPDKVCPDCGQKLKGEGQDIPFETFLGFKGDKVPDIDLNFSGEYQPNAHNFTKEMFGEKNVFRAGTIGTVAEKTAFGFAKKYEELHQKRWRGAEVGRLAAGCTGVKRSTGQHPGGIVVVPDYMEVEDITPVQFPADDVNAEWKTTHFDYHAFDANLLKLDILGHDDPTMMRMLQDLTGVDPTSIPMNDPKVMSMFNSTDALGVRPDEIRSPVATYGVPEMGTKFVRQMLIESKPSSFADLLQISGLSHGTGVWLGNAQELIKNNTCNIKTVIGCRDDIMLFLIYKAGMDASLAFKITESVRKGKGLSDEWIEEMKKCKVPQWYIDSCLKIQYMFPKAHAAAYVISAVRTAYFKLYHPIEYYATYFSVRAADFDIELCCKGYEAISRQIVEIEQKGFQALPKEKAMLPVLEMALEMTARGFTFKNIDLYRSEANKFIVDDKSLIPPFSALAGIGENAAINIAAAKDAGEFLSIEDFQQKSKASKTVIELLTGMGCFRGLPESNQLSLF; from the coding sequence ATGGAACAAAACCAGGAGAGAAGAAAAAGGTTCGAGCTCTTGATGAAGCAGGGTGAAATTCCGCCTGCAATCATGGATCCCTACTTTTTAGACGGGTATATAGAACGTGTTGAGATCAGTCGCGGCAACCGGGACTGGCAAATCGTTATTACGAAAGAAAGTCTGGTTCCAGCACAGGTATATCGGACATTTAGCCTTAGAATGCGGGAGAAGCTACAGCATATAGCTAAAGTAAGCTTTTTGTTCCTATATGATGAGAAGGTTAGTAGAGCGGAGCTTGTCCAAGAATATTGGGGACTGTTTTTGGAGTGGGTGCATCGGGAGATTCCATCGGTTAATGGCTGGCTGACACGTTCTACCCAAGAGCTTAAAGATGACACTTTAATGCTGACGATGAGTGATTCCACTTCTATGGAGTTGGCTCGCAAAAAAGGCATCGATGGAGCAATTATTAAATTTTATGATAAGTATTTCGGTCTCTCCTTAAAAGTTAAATTACTAATGGCGGAGAACGAAAATAATAATGTTGAAGCATTCGAAGAATTTCAGCAAAAGCTTCAGCAAGAACAACGCGAGATTGTTGAGCAGATGATGACTGCTGTGGAAACAGAAGCTCCTGCTGATGATAGCGATCCTAATGAAGTAATTAAGCTTCAAGTGGGGTATGAAATTAAGGAACAGGCTGTGCCGATTCTTGAAATTCAAGATGAAGAGAAGAAAATTACAATTCAGGGTACCATTTTTGGTCTGGATCGTAAGGAGCTTCGCAATGGCAGTACCTTGTTCACTTTCAGTCTGACCGATTTTACGGATTCTCTACAAATGAAGATGTTCGCGAAGACTAAAGATGATCTGAAGGTTATGAGTCAGCTAGCTAATGGCAAATGGGTAAGAGCACGCGGGAAAGTAGAATATGACCGTTTTATGCAGATTCCTGAGCTCGTGATGATCCCTTCGGATTTAACGGAAGTTAAGGCACCGCCTGCACGTAAAGATACTGCTCCTAAGAAACGGGTGGAATTCCACCTTCACACTACGATGAGTACGATGGATGCGGTCACTCCGATCACTACCTATGTCAAAACAGCTGCCCAGTGGGGTCATCCTGCGATTGCTATTTCTGATCATGGTGGCGTTCAGGCTTTTCCTGATGCAAACCATGCAGCTCATAAGCATAAGATAAAAATGATTTATGGTGTGGAAGCTAATGTTGTGAATGACTCTGTGAATATTGTCGAGAATGCTCAGCCTTTGGACTTGAAGACAGCTACCTATGTAGTGTTTGATATAGAAACCACGGGTTTATCGATTACCCGCAATAATATTACGGAGCTGGCGGCCATTAAAATGTGCGAAGGCAAAGAAGTAGACCGTTATTCTACTTTTGTTAATCCGCATGAGAAAATCCCTTATCATATTCAGCAATTGACCAATATTACGGATGAAATGGTTAAGGATGCTCCTGATCTTGAACCAGTACTGCGTAAGTTTGTTGAATTTGTGGGTGACAGTATCCTTGTAGCTCATAACGCCAGATTTGATATGGGTTTTATTCAGGCCTCGTTACGTAAAATAGGTGAACCTGATCTTCCGAATCCATCTCTTGATACGCTTGAGCTCGCTCGCTTACTATATCCAAGCATGAAGAATCACAGGCTGAACACATTAGCCGATAAATATAAAGTTCTTCTGGAGAGCCATCACCGTGCGATTGATGATACCATAGCACTCGGCGGTATATTAACAGGATTGCTCGCAGATGCTGAAAAGATGAAGGGCATGACCCGCCTTGATCGGCTAAACGATTATGTGGGTAATGATCTTTCGAACACAAGACCGTTCCACTGTAATATTTATGCACTTAATCAAATAGGCAAAAAAAATCTCTATAAGCTCATTTCCATGTCACATACGGAATATTTCAAACGTGTACCTTGTATTCCAAAATCCAAGCTGGAAGAGCATAGAGATGGACTGCTAGTCATTTCCGGTTGTGAACGTGGAGAGTTTTTTGAAGCAGTACTCAACAAAACGACTGAGGAAGCCATGGAGGTTGCTCATTTTTATGATGTGCTGGAGATTCAGCCATTGACCATGTACATGCACTTGGTGGACAAGGGTTTTGTAGCAGGCCCTGATGAGCTTCGCGATGTAGTCCGCAAGGTTTGCGAAATAGGGGAACAGTTGAATAAACCTGTTATCGCAACGGGGAATGTGCATTATCTTGAACCCCGGGACAAGCTGTATCGTGATATTACGATTAATGGGATCACAGGCTTTAGTCCGCTTAAAGACCAACGCAAACCGGATGCACACTTCCGCACAACGGATGAAATGCTGTCTGAATTCGAATTTCTCGGTGCTGAAAAAGCGATGGAAGTCGTTGTCACAAATACAGTTGAGCTGGCGGAGCGTTTTGAAGAACTGGAGCTATTTCCAGATAAGCTATTTACACCAATTATTGACGGGGCGGACGAAGAAATTCGCGAGACCTGCTACAATACAGCCAAATCCATTTACGGTGAAGAGCTGCCTGAAGTAGTTATTGCCCGTTTGGAGAAAGAGCTTGCACCGATTATTAAATACGGGTTCTCTGCCAACTATTTGATTTCTGAACGTCTCGTAAAAAAATCAAATCAGGATGGGTATCTCGTAGGCTCGCGGGGTTCCGTAGGTTCTTCTGTAGTCGCTACATTTCTTGGGATTTCAGAAGTTAATCCTTTGCCTGCGCATTATATTTGCCTAGATCCCGAGTGTCGCCATAGTGAATGGTTCCTTGACGGTAGTGTGCGGAGCGGATTCGATTTACCAGATAAAGTCTGCCCGGATTGCGGTCAGAAGCTCAAAGGTGAAGGCCAGGATATTCCGTTCGAGACCTTCCTTGGATTTAAAGGGGATAAAGTCCCCGATATCGACTTGAACTTCTCAGGGGAATATCAGCCGAATGCACATAACTTTACCAAAGAAATGTTTGGTGAGAAAAATGTATTCCGTGCCGGAACGATTGGTACCGTAGCTGAGAAGACAGCCTTCGGATTTGCAAAAAAATACGAAGAACTGCACCAGAAACGTTGGCGTGGAGCTGAAGTTGGCCGTCTGGCGGCTGGCTGTACAGGCGTTAAACGTAGTACGGGACAGCATCCGGGTGGTATAGTCGTTGTTCCAGACTATATGGAGGTAGAAGATATTACGCCAGTACAATTCCCGGCAGATGATGTCAATGCTGAATGGAAGACCACACACTTTGATTATCACGCTTTTGACGCGAATTTGCTGAAGCTTGATATTCTGGGTCATGATGATCCGACGATGATGCGGATGCTTCAGGATTTGACAGGTGTTGATCCAACTTCTATCCCGATGAATGATCCGAAAGTAATGAGCATGTTTAACTCTACAGATGCACTTGGAGTAAGACCTGACGAAATCAGATCACCGGTTGCGACCTATGGTGTGCCCGAAATGGGTACCAAGTTCGTACGTCAAATGCTTATTGAGTCGAAGCCGTCCAGCTTTGCTGACTTACTGCAAATATCAGGTTTGTCTCATGGTACTGGAGTTTGGCTTGGTAACGCTCAAGAGCTTATAAAGAATAACACTTGTAACATTAAGACCGTTATCGGTTGTCGTGATGACATCATGCTCTTTTTAATTTATAAAGCGGGAATGGATGCGAGCTTGGCCTTTAAAATTACCGAGAGTGTTCGTAAAGGTAAAGGTTTGTCTGACGAATGGATCGAGGAAATGAAAAAGTGCAAGGTCCCACAATGGTATATTGATTCTTGTCTAAAGATTCAATACATGTTCCCGAAGGCGCATGCTGCTGCATACGTAATTTCTGCAGTACGTACCGCCTACTTCAAGCTGTATCATCCTATTGAATATTATGCGACTTATTTCTCTGTACGTGCGGCAGATTTTGATATTGAATTGTGCTGTAAGGGGTATGAAGCCATCAGCCGTCAGATCGTAGAAATTGAGCAAAAAGGATTTCAAGCTTTGCCTAAGGAAAAGGCTATGTTGCCTGTCCTTGAGATGGCTTTGGAGATGACGGCACGTGGGTTTACATTCAAAAACATTGATCTTTACCGCTCAGAAGCGAATAAGTTTATTGTTGATGACAAGAGTTTGATTCCTCCGTTTTCCGCATTAGCGGGAATTGGTGAGAATGCTGCTATCAACATAGCTGCTGCGAAAGATGCTGGAGAGTTCCTGTCTATTGAAGATTTCCAGCAGAAATCAAAGGCAAGTAAGACGGTTATTGAGCTGCTGACTGGCATGGGCTGCTTCCGCGGCTTACCGGAAAGCAATCAACTTTCCCTATTTTAA
- the proS gene encoding proline--tRNA ligase has protein sequence MAKDKQFVTEITPQSEDFSRWYIDVIKKGDLMDYSPVRGCIVFKPEGYEIWEHIQEEMNRRLKETGHRNAYFPVFIPESFFQKEKDHIEGFNPELPWVTEAGGDVLEERLAVRPTSETMFGHMYSKWIQSYRDLPVLINQWANVVRWEKRTLPFIRTTEFLWQEGHTAHENEAEAREETMRMLDNYRDFVETYLAIPVITGQKTPSERFAGAVDTYSIEAMMKDGRAVQAATSHYLGTKFATAFEIQYLSRDNNLEYVHTTSWGSTTRLIGSLIMVHGDDRGLVLPPKVAPTQVIMIPIGPPKTREAVIGRTDELFKELKNAGVRVRVDDRSDVTPGWKFNEYEMRGVPVRLELGPRDMENGVCVLVSRVTGEKKVIQQENLVEEVQTMLEQVHNEMFERALKFREDHFYSVDSLEEMKASMDEKRGFALAGWCGSEECESKVKEETGAGSRNIPFDPAETKQVCICCGQPAKHTVVFAKAY, from the coding sequence ATGGCTAAAGATAAACAATTCGTTACGGAAATCACGCCGCAAAGCGAGGATTTCTCACGCTGGTATATTGATGTTATTAAAAAAGGAGACTTGATGGATTACTCTCCTGTTCGTGGCTGTATTGTATTTAAGCCAGAAGGCTATGAAATATGGGAGCATATTCAGGAGGAAATGAACCGTCGCCTCAAGGAAACTGGGCATCGAAACGCTTATTTTCCAGTGTTCATTCCAGAGAGTTTCTTTCAGAAGGAAAAGGATCATATTGAAGGCTTTAATCCAGAGCTGCCATGGGTAACAGAAGCGGGTGGTGACGTACTTGAGGAACGTCTCGCAGTTCGTCCTACTTCAGAGACCATGTTCGGCCACATGTACTCTAAATGGATTCAATCTTATCGTGACCTTCCTGTACTTATCAATCAATGGGCGAACGTGGTTCGTTGGGAGAAACGTACATTACCATTTATCCGCACGACTGAGTTTCTTTGGCAAGAAGGGCATACCGCGCATGAGAATGAAGCGGAAGCTCGTGAAGAAACTATGCGGATGCTGGATAACTACCGTGATTTTGTCGAGACCTATCTTGCCATTCCGGTTATTACTGGACAAAAGACACCTTCCGAGCGTTTTGCCGGTGCGGTAGATACGTATTCTATTGAAGCGATGATGAAGGATGGACGCGCTGTTCAGGCTGCTACTTCACATTACCTCGGCACCAAGTTTGCCACAGCTTTTGAGATTCAATATTTAAGCCGTGACAATAATTTGGAGTATGTACACACTACTTCATGGGGCTCAACCACTCGCTTGATTGGCTCCTTGATTATGGTACATGGAGATGACCGCGGTCTTGTTCTGCCGCCTAAGGTAGCTCCAACGCAAGTTATTATGATTCCTATCGGACCTCCTAAGACCCGCGAAGCTGTGATTGGGCGGACGGACGAGCTGTTCAAGGAATTGAAGAATGCTGGCGTTCGTGTACGTGTGGATGATCGTTCAGATGTTACTCCAGGCTGGAAGTTTAATGAATATGAAATGCGTGGAGTGCCAGTACGTTTGGAGCTTGGACCACGCGACATGGAGAATGGCGTCTGCGTTCTCGTCTCACGTGTCACCGGTGAGAAGAAGGTTATTCAACAGGAAAACCTCGTAGAAGAGGTTCAAACAATGCTTGAACAGGTTCACAACGAAATGTTCGAACGTGCCCTGAAATTCCGCGAGGACCACTTCTATTCTGTGGATTCCTTGGAGGAAATGAAGGCTTCGATGGATGAAAAACGTGGATTTGCTCTAGCTGGATGGTGTGGTTCCGAAGAATGCGAGTCCAAAGTTAAGGAAGAGACAGGTGCGGGTAGCCGCAATATTCCTTTTGATCCAGCGGAGACTAAGCAAGTCTGCATTTGCTGTGGCCAACCAGCCAAGCATACTGTGGTTTTTGCAAAGGCATATTAA
- the rseP gene encoding RIP metalloprotease RseP gives MEMVQVVFLTVLMFFVLVTVHEWGHYYFAKRAGILVREFAIGFGPKLFSYKRNETQFTLRLLPFGGYARMAGEDPEIVEIGSGQTIAVRLGQDNKVKNIYLDALDTRRNVIRGEALSTDLEDKLQITLDVDGEVTTYDVHPQAMMIKGTQQTQIAPKDRQFGSKTVGQRALAIVAGPVMNFLLAFVLFAIHLQMVGIQVENPTFVKIGDVSEGMPAQEAGLQKGDIIVSINGEKIGADYKKMISLTSESKGKEMNWTLQRGEETLNVKLVPRSMEGQEGGKIGITPELPTRKAGFGETITGSGKAMVDTTEAIFLGFKQLINKFNMDDIGGPVRTFEVTGQIAQQGIQYLTYWAAILSLYLGIFNLLPIPALDGSRLAFLGVEALRGKPVDPGHEGMVHFVGFALLFLLMIAVTYNDILRLISG, from the coding sequence TTGGAAATGGTTCAGGTCGTTTTTTTAACGGTGCTCATGTTTTTTGTACTTGTGACTGTACACGAATGGGGTCACTATTATTTTGCCAAACGCGCCGGTATTCTCGTGAGGGAATTTGCTATCGGTTTCGGTCCGAAACTGTTTTCTTATAAACGGAATGAGACTCAGTTCACTCTTCGCTTACTGCCTTTTGGCGGTTATGCCCGCATGGCTGGTGAAGATCCTGAGATTGTCGAGATTGGTTCTGGACAGACCATTGCGGTAAGGCTCGGACAAGACAATAAAGTTAAAAACATTTATCTGGATGCACTAGACACCCGTAGAAATGTTATCCGTGGTGAGGCGCTGAGTACCGATCTCGAAGATAAATTGCAGATTACCTTAGATGTGGACGGAGAAGTTACTACTTATGATGTTCATCCGCAAGCGATGATGATTAAAGGGACGCAACAGACACAAATTGCACCTAAAGATCGTCAATTCGGCAGCAAGACCGTGGGTCAGCGTGCGTTGGCTATCGTTGCGGGTCCTGTGATGAACTTTCTGTTAGCCTTTGTACTCTTCGCCATTCATTTGCAAATGGTCGGGATTCAAGTTGAAAATCCTACTTTTGTTAAGATTGGCGACGTCTCCGAAGGAATGCCGGCGCAAGAAGCAGGACTCCAAAAGGGCGATATCATTGTCTCCATCAATGGTGAGAAAATCGGTGCTGATTACAAAAAAATGATTAGCTTGACCTCGGAGTCCAAAGGTAAAGAAATGAACTGGACGCTGCAACGGGGAGAAGAAACCCTTAACGTTAAGCTAGTTCCTCGTAGTATGGAAGGACAAGAAGGCGGTAAAATAGGCATCACTCCTGAGCTACCTACTCGTAAAGCTGGTTTTGGCGAGACGATAACAGGTTCAGGAAAAGCTATGGTCGATACGACAGAAGCTATCTTTTTGGGCTTTAAACAATTGATCAATAAATTCAATATGGATGATATTGGAGGTCCGGTTCGTACGTTTGAGGTAACCGGTCAAATTGCTCAACAAGGTATTCAGTATCTTACATACTGGGCCGCTATTTTGAGTCTATATCTGGGGATATTTAACCTCTTGCCGATTCCGGCACTCGATGGAAGCCGTCTGGCATTCCTAGGTGTTGAGGCACTGCGTGGCAAACCTGTGGATCCGGGTCATGAAGGCATGGTTCACTTTGTAGGTTTTGCACTGCTATTTTTATTAATGATTGCTGTTACGTATAATGATATTTTACGTTTGATCAGCGGCTAA
- a CDS encoding 1-deoxy-D-xylulose-5-phosphate reductoisomerase, with protein sequence MKKISVLGSTGSIGTQTLDVIAMHPDSFEVDGLAAGTNTALLLEQVRRFNPRRVSVATKELADEIRSSLPSGIELYSGNEGLVEVAAGGDAEMVVTAVMGSVGLQSTLAAIEAGKHIGLANKETLVTAGHLVTDLANRKGVKLLPIDSEHSAIYQCLNGENISDIAYITLTASGGSFRDFTRDQLKDVTVEDALRHPNWSMGAKITIDSATMVNKGLEVIEAHWLFGLPYEQVNVLLHPESIIHSYVEFRDSSIIAQLGNPDMRVPIQYALTYPDRWESPAQRLSLAEIGRLTFREMDFERYPALKLAIDCGKAGGTATTAFNAANEIAVARFLSHEISFLRIEEIIGEVLDCHNNEHNPNLEQIESCDRRVRELAATL encoded by the coding sequence ATGAAAAAAATAAGTGTTCTAGGTTCGACGGGTTCGATCGGCACTCAGACTCTAGATGTCATCGCAATGCACCCAGACTCTTTTGAAGTAGATGGCTTGGCGGCCGGAACAAATACAGCATTATTACTGGAACAAGTTCGTCGTTTTAACCCGCGTAGAGTCTCTGTGGCAACGAAAGAGCTGGCAGATGAGATTAGATCCAGCCTACCTTCTGGTATAGAGCTTTACAGCGGGAATGAAGGGCTTGTTGAAGTGGCGGCTGGCGGCGATGCCGAAATGGTCGTAACGGCTGTTATGGGAAGCGTAGGGCTTCAATCAACACTAGCGGCAATTGAAGCCGGCAAACATATTGGACTCGCCAATAAGGAGACATTAGTAACGGCCGGACATTTGGTCACTGATCTTGCTAATCGTAAGGGAGTTAAGCTGTTGCCGATTGATAGTGAGCATTCAGCTATTTATCAATGTCTCAATGGCGAGAATATCTCAGATATTGCCTACATCACTTTAACAGCATCCGGCGGCTCATTCCGTGACTTTACGCGTGATCAGCTTAAGGATGTGACGGTAGAAGATGCGCTTCGTCATCCGAATTGGAGCATGGGCGCGAAAATAACGATAGATTCTGCTACAATGGTGAACAAGGGCTTAGAGGTTATTGAAGCGCATTGGTTATTCGGTCTTCCGTATGAACAAGTGAATGTGCTGCTGCACCCGGAGAGCATCATTCACTCTTATGTTGAATTCCGTGACAGCAGTATTATTGCCCAGCTTGGCAATCCCGATATGCGTGTCCCGATTCAATATGCACTTACTTATCCAGATCGTTGGGAATCTCCGGCACAGCGTTTGTCGTTAGCTGAGATAGGACGTTTGACCTTCCGTGAAATGGACTTTGAACGTTACCCTGCACTGAAGCTAGCGATAGATTGCGGAAAAGCTGGTGGAACGGCGACTACTGCTTTCAACGCTGCGAACGAAATAGCAGTTGCTCGATTCTTAAGTCATGAGATCTCGTTCCTGCGTATTGAGGAGATTATCGGAGAAGTGCTAGATTGTCATAATAACGAGCATAATCCGAATCTGGAACAAATTGAATCCTGTGATAGACGTGTTCGAGAGCTGGCAGCTACGCTGTAG
- a CDS encoding phosphatidate cytidylyltransferase, giving the protein MKQRLITGIVAGVLFLGLCVLGNWPYQVLLIAMALIGFYEFVKMIGIPTLSGTTVLGYAAILSFMIPWNLLGVTAPLSWEQGIWILLLLFLLVTVFTKNKLDIRVTALLFTGIVYIGMGFSYMAVARASDDGHGLFWTFLLLFCIWGSDAGAYFVGRSFGKNKLWPAISPNKTVEGAVGGVLISMLISIVFALLAPEHLTIGRALLIGLSCAILGQLGDLVQSAYKRAYGIKDSGTLLPGHGGILDRCDSWIIVFPFVHIVMLMPYY; this is encoded by the coding sequence TTGAAGCAGCGATTGATTACCGGAATTGTTGCCGGAGTATTATTTTTAGGGTTATGTGTACTGGGAAACTGGCCGTATCAGGTTCTGCTTATTGCTATGGCTCTTATAGGTTTTTATGAATTTGTCAAAATGATAGGTATTCCTACGCTTTCCGGTACTACTGTTCTGGGTTACGCAGCTATTCTAAGCTTCATGATCCCATGGAATTTGCTTGGTGTTACTGCGCCGTTGTCCTGGGAGCAAGGGATTTGGATTCTGCTGTTATTGTTCCTTCTGGTCACCGTTTTTACTAAAAATAAATTAGATATTCGAGTAACAGCCTTGCTGTTTACTGGTATAGTATACATTGGAATGGGCTTCTCTTATATGGCCGTGGCTCGTGCATCGGATGACGGACATGGTTTGTTCTGGACTTTTTTGCTCCTGTTCTGCATTTGGGGCAGTGATGCGGGGGCATATTTTGTAGGCAGAAGCTTTGGCAAGAACAAGCTCTGGCCGGCCATCAGTCCTAACAAAACGGTGGAAGGTGCTGTTGGCGGGGTACTGATCTCGATGCTTATTTCTATCGTGTTTGCGCTGCTTGCTCCTGAACACTTGACGATAGGACGAGCGTTGCTTATTGGGCTTTCTTGTGCGATATTAGGACAGCTTGGAGATCTTGTGCAGTCAGCTTATAAACGTGCGTATGGCATTAAAGACTCAGGTACACTTTTGCCAGGGCATGGCGGTATTCTTGATCGATGTGACAGCTGGATTATCGTATTTCCATTCGTACATATTGTAATGCTTATGCCTTACTATTAA
- a CDS encoding isoprenyl transferase, translating into MIKRIQAWLSRKDRQQSVEISPDNIPRHVAVIMDGNGRWAKRRGLPRVMGHQNGMKAVKRATIAADELGIKYLTMYAFSTENWIRPKEEVDYLMRLPGEFLAIELDELIEKNVQVRMMGDADALPSYTRKAMEEAVARTKENTGLILNFALNYGGRNEIEGCMRSLGKDIQAGILSPEEITSELINNRLLTAGLPDPDLLIRTSGEIRLSNFMLWQIAYSELWFTDVYWPEFDKEHLHQAVAEYQRRTRRYGGLK; encoded by the coding sequence ATGATCAAACGGATTCAAGCGTGGCTGAGCCGTAAAGACAGGCAACAGTCAGTCGAGATTTCACCGGATAACATTCCCCGGCATGTGGCTGTGATTATGGATGGTAATGGACGCTGGGCTAAACGGCGCGGCTTACCGCGCGTTATGGGTCATCAAAACGGCATGAAGGCTGTCAAACGTGCTACGATCGCTGCAGACGAATTAGGTATTAAATACTTAACGATGTATGCGTTCTCGACAGAAAACTGGATACGCCCGAAAGAAGAAGTCGATTACTTGATGCGTTTGCCTGGGGAGTTTCTGGCGATTGAGCTTGATGAGCTAATCGAGAAGAATGTTCAAGTACGCATGATGGGTGACGCTGACGCTTTACCTTCATATACCCGTAAGGCTATGGAAGAGGCGGTAGCTCGAACAAAAGAGAATACTGGATTGATCTTAAATTTTGCTCTTAACTATGGTGGACGCAATGAAATAGAAGGCTGTATGCGCAGTTTAGGGAAAGATATCCAAGCTGGTATATTGTCGCCAGAAGAAATTACATCAGAGTTGATTAACAACAGACTATTAACTGCTGGTTTACCCGATCCTGATTTGTTGATACGAACAAGTGGAGAAATTCGGCTTAGCAATTTTATGTTATGGCAGATTGCCTATAGTGAATTGTGGTTTACTGATGTGTACTGGCCTGAGTTCGACAAAGAGCATTTGCATCAGGCCGTTGCTGAATATCAACGACGAACACGCCGTTATGGTGGACTGAAGTAG
- the frr gene encoding ribosome recycling factor: MPQSVKKNAEERMDKAISSLKRDLATLRAGRATTSLLDRIQVEYYGAPTPINQLANISTPDSRTLLIQPWDKTSMSDIERAIMKSDIGLTPANDGTIIRLSIPPLTEERRTDLVKLTKKFGEEAKVAIRNIRRDANDDIKKMEKNGISEDESRGHQEDIQKTTDKFIAEVDKVLVSKEKEIMEV; the protein is encoded by the coding sequence ATGCCACAATCGGTCAAAAAAAATGCCGAAGAGCGTATGGACAAAGCGATTTCATCGCTGAAACGTGACTTGGCAACATTACGTGCAGGACGTGCAACAACATCGCTTCTCGATCGTATTCAAGTTGAATATTACGGAGCACCTACTCCAATTAATCAGCTGGCCAACATAAGTACTCCGGATTCCCGGACACTGTTGATTCAGCCGTGGGACAAAACATCGATGTCTGATATTGAACGGGCGATCATGAAATCCGATATCGGATTGACGCCAGCCAATGACGGCACCATTATTCGTCTTTCTATCCCTCCGCTGACTGAAGAGCGTCGGACGGACTTGGTTAAGCTGACTAAGAAGTTTGGTGAAGAAGCGAAAGTAGCGATCCGCAACATTCGCCGTGATGCCAACGATGATATTAAAAAGATGGAGAAAAACGGTATCTCTGAAGATGAGTCCCGTGGCCATCAGGAAGACATTCAAAAAACAACGGATAAGTTCATAGCCGAAGTTGACAAAGTGCTTGTCTCCAAAGAAAAAGAGATTATGGAAGTTTAA